CAAATTCTTTCCTCGCATGACGAATCTCTTTTATAATTTCTTTCACTGGTTGCACCGTTCCTATTTCACCATTTGCATATCCTATCGAAATTATCGCCGTCTCTTTCTTTATCAATTCTCTCAAATCTTTAGGATCAACAAGCCCCTCTGAAGAAACTTCTAGATAATCCACCTTAACTCCCATCTCCTCAATTTCTTTAAAACACTCAAGTATTGAACTGTGCTCTATTTTTGTCGTTATAGCATGTATTTCTTCGGGCTTCTTCCCTGATTTTAATAATTTCTTTACTGTGCCAAAAATAGCTAAATTATTCGCCTCTGTTCCGCCGGAAGTAAAGATTATTTCCCTCGCATGTGCATTCAAAAAACCAGCAATTTCTCCTCTTGCTTTTTCTACTGCTTTTTGGGTTGACACACCAAGCGAATGTATTGAACTTGGATTTCCAAAATCTTTTCTCCAATACTTCTTCATCGCCAAAACAACCTCTCTGCCCACCGGCGTGGTCGCCGCATTGTCTAAATATATCTTTCTCACAATATCAAGTTATCATTTTTTGCAAAATAAGTAAAAGTTGATATAATTAACCATATGACTTTTGAAATGTATATAATAGCTGGTGCGGGAATTATAATTTTCATCCTTCTGCTTTGGATTATCCGACTGGAAGTGAAAATCGGCAAACTCTTGGGAAGCAAGTGTAATAATCTAGACGACACGATTTCTCTTTTCAAAAAAGAGATTTCTTATCTTAAGAAATACGCTGAAAGGTCAGCTGACAATTTTGATATTATTGAGAAAAAGTTAAAGAAGACAGTTTCCGGCTTAGGAACTATCCGCTTCAATCCTTTCAAAGGTACTGGTTCGGGAGGCAATCAAAGCTTTGCTACTGCATTATTAAATAAAGAAGGAGATGGGGTTATATTATCAAGCCTATACTCAAGAGATCATGTAAGTATTTTCTCAAAATCCATAAAAAACTTGGTATCAGAGTATGAGCTTACCACTGAAGAAAAACAGGCCCTGCAGAAAGCCAGAGAAAGTATTATATAAAGGGTGGTTTTTTATTCAATAACATGCTAAAACTATATGGTCGGTTTGGGTTTTTTTATTGTCAAATATGGATAAAAATAAGAAAAACAGCATAATAAAGCGCTCCCCCGTTGTCTGTATAATGGGGCATATTGACCATGGGAAATCTACACTCCTCGATTATATTAGAAAGACAAATATAGTAGACACAGAAGCTGGGGGTATTACCCAGAGAATATCCGCTTATGAAGTCGTGCACAAGACACCAGAAGGCAAAGAAGAAAGGATAACCTTTTTGGATACACCTGGGCATGAAGCTTTTGGAGCTATGAGAACATGCGGATCAAGCATAGCTGATATTGCGGTGCTCGTCGTCTCCGCTGAAGAAGGCGTCAAAAAACAAACCCTTGAGGCATTGAAATGTATCAATGAAAGTAAAATACCTTATATAGTAGCGATAAATAAAATAGACAGGCCGGATGCAAATGTAGAAAAGACAAAAAATTCACTTGTAGAAAATGAAATCTATATCGAGGGCTATGGAGGAAACGTACCTTTTGTACCGATTTCAGCAAAAACAGGGCAAGGTGTGGGTGAGCTCTTGGACATGATGCTTCTTGTCGCCGAAATGGCTGAGCTTAAGGGAGATATTTCAAAACCGGCAAGCGGAATCGTCGTTGAATCTCATCTGGATAAGAAAAAAGGGATGACTGCCGTTATAGTAATCAAAGATGGTTCTCTAAAGAACGGAATGTATATCGTCTCCGGAGACAGAATGGCACCGACAAGAATAATGGAAAGTTTTCTCGGTAAAAAAATCATGGAAGCGACTTTTTCCTCTCCTCTGAGAATCGTCGGCTTTGATAAGCTACCAAGAGCTGGAGCAACTTTCACAAGTTTCAAAGACAAAAAAGATGCGGAAGATAAAGTGGCAGAATATTTGGAAAACGTAAGAAAAGCTCCAACAAAAATAGTCGACTCGACAGAAGATCCAAACGAAATATCTGTACGAGTAATGATAAAAGCCGAAGTTGCCGGGGCTATAGATGCGATAGAGCATGAAATCAAGAAAATAAAAAGTGAGAAAGTGAAGATAAAAATAGTCGGCTCCGGAATCGGAGACATTACAGAAAATGATGTAAAACTTGCTTCTGGTAGGAACCCTGCGATGATAGTCGGCTTTGCCGTAAGTATAGACGACACCGCGAAAGATCTAGCAGAAAGATCAGGAATAGAAGTAAAGACATTTGATATCATATACAAAATCGGAGAATGGCTCGGGGAAATAGTTTCAAAAAAGACTCCAAAGGAAATGGTGGAAGAGACCAGTGCAAAAGTAAAAGTATTAAAAGCTTTCAGTTCGATGAAAGATAAGCATATTATCGGTGGAAGAGTAGAATCTGGCACTGTGAAGGTTGGGCAAGAAGCCAAGATAATGAGAAAAGACATTGAAATCGGTAGGGGTAAAATAAAGGAGATTCAGCAAGAGAAAGAGAAGGTCGGTGAGGTGCATGAGGGAGTAGAGTTTGGATGTCAGTTTCAATCAGATATTTCCCCTGCCCCAGGAGATAGATTGGAAATATTTACTGTAGTAGAAAAATGACAATATGGATTCAAGAAATGAAAAAATAATAAAAATAATCAAGCTTGCCGCGGCAGAGTTTATGCAAAAGGAGTCAAATGGTGCTTCTTTGATGACGATTACCGATGTAAGAATGTCAAAAGATGAAAAATATGTTAATATCTTTTTTACGGTATTCCCCGAAGACAAACAGGAAGCCGTGCTTGAATTTTCAAAAAGGAAGAGGACTGAATTTAGAGATTATGTCAAAAACAATACAAGATTAGGCAGAATCCCAACTTTCGATTTTGAAATAGATCTTGGTGAAAAACACAGACAAAGAATCGACGAAATTTCAAGAAATATAAAATAAGGCCTAGTCGCCAAGTGGTAAGGCGTTGATCTGCAAAATCAACATACGGCGGTTCGATTCCGCCCTAGGCCTCAAGAAAATTACGTGAGTAATTTTCTATCAGAATTAAAAAATGCTCGGGTGGCGGAATAGGTATACGCGCAACACTTAAAATGTTGTCTACTATGTAGATGTGGGTTCGATTCCCACCCCGAGCACAAAATAAAGATATGGAGAAATTTAATTCAAGGCAACAAGAAAGGGCGAGTGAAAATCTGGACGATGTCCCAATGAATGAAAGAAGAGAAGTTCTTCTTAAACTTATAGAATACGGACTTGGTACAATTCACATAAAGGATCTCAATAAATTACCAGAAAGGGATAGGTTGGAAGTAGCCCAAGCAATTATCGAACATAATTATAGTGATTTGGATATAGTGATGACGGTCTTAACTAAAGAAGAAAAAGAGATTCTACAGGATAAACTCATAGACTCTGGCCTTAAAAAATCTAGAAAATAATTTGATTTTATAAAGATTTTCTGGTATTTTACTATGCATGCGCCCATAGCTCAGCTGGTAGAGCAGATCCCTCTTAAGGATAAGGTCGTAGGTTCGATCCCTACTGGGCGCACAATTTTTAAAACTGCTGGGAGCCGTTTTAAAAATTGTGCGAGCCGGAATTATTTTTTCTAGCAGGAAAAAGTAATGAGGCGGGGTCGCGAAAATTTTCGAGCGACGGCGAGAAAATTATTTGTGACCACATAATAAGAGAATGAGTGTACTGACCATGTAATGGTCGATACCCTACTGGGCAAATAATATTGGGCGAGTGGCGAAATTGGCAGACGCATCAGCCTTAGGAGCTGACGATAGTAATATCATGGAGGTTCAAGTCCTCTCTCGCCCACAAAAAAGTATCTTGACTATTTTTGTTAAAAGAATAGTATTTGAAATGGGATTGTAAGATAAAAAGAAAGGGGCAGATTATGCCTAATGGACATGGAGATAAAAAATACGGTCCGCATAAATATGCAGATCATGGTGGGACATCTGATTGCGAACACAAGTGTGGTTGCTGGATGGGACCAAGTCGTTCTGGCGGTCCGGTGGGGATAAACCCATTCGGACAATGCCCTGGCAACCCATTGGATGGTCAAAAACTCGGTGGGAAAGAGGACTACGAGTTGGTTGTAGATCAGCGCATTGCTGACTTGGAACAACGGGTCTGGAAAGCCGAAGAAGCCCTGAAGAAAGTCCGTCCAAGCAAGAAGAAGATTGTCGATGAACTTGAGCAAGCGAAGAAAAAACTCGCCGAAGCAAAAGAACTCATCGAAGATTGGCAGAAAAAGGCTGCCGAACTTGCCTGGTAAGACATCTTTCGACCAAGATCGCTAGTGTTGTTTAAACACTAGCGATCTTTTATTACTCAAAAGGCGGTTTGCTTCGCAAAACGCCTTTTGAATTTATTTTTATTATTCGAATGATTCTTATATTTACCTACATTATCTCGCACACCCCGCCCGCGCAAGCGAGCTCTTTCTTTACATCTGTCTCGTCTATCTTTTCATAAGTAATAATTTTCGAATAGTCTATATGCTCAAAATTCTTAAGCATTTCTTTATATCTCTTTTCATCTATCTCCTCATAAGGAGCAAGCTGATACACATGATTATCTCGTGGTAAGAATGAAAGTCCGCCAATCATATCCCAATTCCTATAAAGCCACTGGGCAACTTCGATCCATTCTCCATCGCCGATAGAAATAGTTACCGATGGATTGTGTTCTGTATAGTATGTCTTGACCATTTTCCAATGCTCTAGCTGTTGTATGGCTGTCTGATCATTTCTAAATGTAGATCCTTTCGGAGATTTCACCGGGAATTCAAATACAAAAGTATCTGCTTTTTCTTTTGTCTGACCGACTTCTGGGAAATGCGTCACACCCTGATCACGAAGCATTTTGAAGAGTGAGTCTGTAGCCGAGATACGGACTCTGCGGATATAATATGGAGCATAGCGAGGGTGCATACCAGATGAGAAGTTGAATGTTTGCGAAGAATTCCCGTCTGGCTTTACACAAGTAGTAGCTGTCGATTCTGCAATACCGAATCTTTTTGCATACACTTTATTTACCTTTATCGATTCATTCTTCATCTTTTCAAGCATTTTTGGAGTCCTGACAAGCTCGCAATCCCATTGACCGGCAAGTCCAATACCGAGAAGTCTCTCCCTCTCACAATTTTCTTTCCATTCTTTTGAAAGATAGCCAAAATTCGTAAGAGAGGCTTGATATGTACCGATAATCGTAGCTATTCTTATTTTCCTCAAAAGTGACGCTTCTGTATCGCCTTCTCTTGCAATAACATTTGTAAGGTTACAGAATTGTTTTGACTGCAAGATAATCTCTCCGCAAGGATTCGTACCGATAAGCCTCTTACCTGTCAGGTTTGTGCCGTCAAAAAGACCTTCCTCCTTCCAAACTTTTAATCTTCTAGCCGGAGTTGTTGTAGGTAAACCTCCGCGGTTGAATATTCCCCTCTCTCCAGAGCCTGATTTCATAAGGGCAATCCATTCATCGAGGAATTCCTCTTCTTTTGGCTTTTGTAAATATACAGCAGAATTGTTGGCGAGTGATCTTTGACCTTCTGTGAGATAAAATTGACCCTTTTTCGCATCGCGAATCTTTTCATCATCCAAATCTGATAGTGATATCATCGCGCTTCTCCTGACACCTCCTGAGACGACGATCTGACCGATCATACACATAATATCGTGCGCATCGATATTTTCTAGACGCCTTCCTTGTCGATTCAAAAGCTTCCTCTTTGCGAAGATTAGAAGATTCTTCAATGGCTCAGGGCCAGATGATTTGCCACCCATGATCTTTAACCTTGCTCCGGCAGGGCGAAGCTGTGAGAAATCGAATTCAATATCCATTCCGTCTGCCCAAGTGGTAAGACCGATTGTAAGTGCGTCACACCACCCTTCTTTGCTGTCTGGTATTACAAAAGTCGGAAGCTTTTTGCCTGTTTGGAATTTAATTTGAGGAAGTTGTTGAATATTTTGGCTTTCAGCAGACCAACCGCATCCAGTACCACACATAGAGATATACATGATCTCTGCAAAATCCTGCCACTTCGTTGGAGCGATGTATGAACAGTTGTATGCACAGACATTTGTCTTCTCGGCTGCCTGACCTGCAAACTGCAAAAGTCGCATCGAGGGCATCGCCTCTTGTTTCAAAATCGTTTGGCGAACTTCTTTGTATTCATCGTCTTTAAGTTTCTTGCCGAGATTCTTTTTCATGAAATCCATATATCGATCTACGGTCTCGATCCATGTCTCGCGTCTTTGCTCTGCAGGTATCCATCGAGCATATGTTCTGTAATAGACAAACTCTCCAAGAGGATTGCTAAAATATTTCTTGCTATCTTCGGTAAGCTTTTTTACATGTGGAGGGACTTGAATTCCAACCTCTCTTAGCTTGTTCCTCTCTTGTCTATAGATAATATATTCCTTTGCGGACTTAACATATTCGCTTAAAATAAGCTCTCTTTCCACAATATCTTGAATACCTTCAATATCCGGCAGAAAATCCTTAAACTTTTTAGCGATTTTTACAAGTTCAGCCAAAACTTTGTTCGCGACGAGCTCTGCTTCTTCTATTGAACCTTCTCCGACAACAGTCATCGCTTTATTTATTGCGATTGTTATCTTTGACAATTCAAAAGGCACAACTGAACCATCTCTTTTTTCTACGCTCTTGATTAGGTGAGCTCTCCCGCTTCCTGTTTTGACCATACGATTTATAAAATTTTATCT
The genomic region above belongs to Candidatus Paceibacterota bacterium and contains:
- a CDS encoding DUF4446 family protein, producing MTFEMYIIAGAGIIIFILLLWIIRLEVKIGKLLGSKCNNLDDTISLFKKEISYLKKYAERSADNFDIIEKKLKKTVSGLGTIRFNPFKGTGSGGNQSFATALLNKEGDGVILSSLYSRDHVSIFSKSIKNLVSEYELTTEEKQALQKARESII
- the infB gene encoding translation initiation factor IF-2 translates to MDKNKKNSIIKRSPVVCIMGHIDHGKSTLLDYIRKTNIVDTEAGGITQRISAYEVVHKTPEGKEERITFLDTPGHEAFGAMRTCGSSIADIAVLVVSAEEGVKKQTLEALKCINESKIPYIVAINKIDRPDANVEKTKNSLVENEIYIEGYGGNVPFVPISAKTGQGVGELLDMMLLVAEMAELKGDISKPASGIVVESHLDKKKGMTAVIVIKDGSLKNGMYIVSGDRMAPTRIMESFLGKKIMEATFSSPLRIVGFDKLPRAGATFTSFKDKKDAEDKVAEYLENVRKAPTKIVDSTEDPNEISVRVMIKAEVAGAIDAIEHEIKKIKSEKVKIKIVGSGIGDITENDVKLASGRNPAMIVGFAVSIDDTAKDLAERSGIEVKTFDIIYKIGEWLGEIVSKKTPKEMVEETSAKVKVLKAFSSMKDKHIIGGRVESGTVKVGQEAKIMRKDIEIGRGKIKEIQQEKEKVGEVHEGVEFGCQFQSDISPAPGDRLEIFTVVEK
- a CDS encoding ribosome-binding factor A, whose translation is MDSRNEKIIKIIKLAAAEFMQKESNGASLMTITDVRMSKDEKYVNIFFTVFPEDKQEAVLEFSKRKRTEFRDYVKNNTRLGRIPTFDFEIDLGEKHRQRIDEISRNIK
- a CDS encoding ATP cone domain-containing protein — its product is MVKTGSGRAHLIKSVEKRDGSVVPFELSKITIAINKAMTVVGEGSIEEAELVANKVLAELVKIAKKFKDFLPDIEGIQDIVERELILSEYVKSAKEYIIYRQERNKLREVGIQVPPHVKKLTEDSKKYFSNPLGEFVYYRTYARWIPAEQRRETWIETVDRYMDFMKKNLGKKLKDDEYKEVRQTILKQEAMPSMRLLQFAGQAAEKTNVCAYNCSYIAPTKWQDFAEIMYISMCGTGCGWSAESQNIQQLPQIKFQTGKKLPTFVIPDSKEGWCDALTIGLTTWADGMDIEFDFSQLRPAGARLKIMGGKSSGPEPLKNLLIFAKRKLLNRQGRRLENIDAHDIMCMIGQIVVSGGVRRSAMISLSDLDDEKIRDAKKGQFYLTEGQRSLANNSAVYLQKPKEEEFLDEWIALMKSGSGERGIFNRGGLPTTTPARRLKVWKEEGLFDGTNLTGKRLIGTNPCGEIILQSKQFCNLTNVIAREGDTEASLLRKIRIATIIGTYQASLTNFGYLSKEWKENCERERLLGIGLAGQWDCELVRTPKMLEKMKNESIKVNKVYAKRFGIAESTATTCVKPDGNSSQTFNFSSGMHPRYAPYYIRRVRISATDSLFKMLRDQGVTHFPEVGQTKEKADTFVFEFPVKSPKGSTFRNDQTAIQQLEHWKMVKTYYTEHNPSVTISIGDGEWIEVAQWLYRNWDMIGGLSFLPRDNHVYQLAPYEEIDEKRYKEMLKNFEHIDYSKIITYEKIDETDVKKELACAGGVCEIM